The following proteins come from a genomic window of Gossypium raimondii isolate GPD5lz chromosome 5, ASM2569854v1, whole genome shotgun sequence:
- the LOC105766255 gene encoding transcription factor JUNGBRUNNEN 1: MNIVVQACADNKDEEEDAPLPGFRFHPTDEELVGFYLQRKVDNKPLKIDLIKQIDIYKFDPWDLPKASSREGEIESYFFCRRGRKYRNSIRPNRVTGSGFWKATGIDKPIYSNGGSACIGLKKTLVYYRGTAGKGTKTDWMMHEFRLPNSTHTNASNATFSNPKSLALEEAEVWTICRIFKRSVSHRKYTPDWREIASNRTSTATPSPQIICSMGLGSNIHETYIAFGSPLVQSCDEKPGFSGMNGRNQWHAEQLSIAQPSSMASSSSFSSCPGNNDFFTLANWDELKSVVEFAFDPFSV; encoded by the exons ATGAACATCGTCGTCCAAGCTTGTGCTGATAACAAGGACGAAGAAGAAGATGCTCCACTTCCTGGGTTTCGTTTCCATCCTACAGATGAAGAGCTTGTAGGGTTTTATCTTCAACGAAAAGTTGATAATAAACCCCTCAAAATCGACCTTATCAAACAGATTGATATCTACAAGTTTGATCCCTGGGATCTCCCAA AAGCAAGCAGTCGTGAGGGAGAGATTGAATCATATTTCTTCTGCAGACGAGGAAGAAAGTATAGAAACAGCATTAGACCAAACAGAGTGACGGGATCAGGATTTTGGAAAGCAACCGGCATTGACAAGCCTATTTATTCAAATGGAGGATCAGCCTGCATCGGCCTAAAGAAAACCTTGGTATACTACCGTGGAACTGCAGGCAAAGGAACCAAAACTGATTGGATGATGCATGAGTTTCGCCTTCCCAATTCCACCCACACCAACGCTAGTAACGCCACCTTTTCCAACCCCAAGTCTCTTGCACTAGAAGAAGCT GAAGTGTGGACTATATGTCGAATTTTCAAGCGAAGCGTATCGCATAGAAAGTACACTCCAGATTGGAGAGAAATCGCCTCAAACCGCACTTCAACTGCCACACCAAGCCCCCAAATTATCTGCAGCATGGGATTGGGATCCAACATTCATGAGACTTACATCGCTTTTGGCTCTCCACTTGTTCAAAGCTGTGATGAGAAGCCGGGGTTCAGTGGTATGAATGGAAGAAACCAGTGGCATGCAGAGCAATTGAGCATTGCTCAACCTTCATCAATGGCGTCATCTTCAAGCTTTTCAAGTTGTCCAGGAAATAATGATTTCTTTACTCTTGCAAACTGGGATGAGCTCAAATCAGTTGTAGAGTTTGCTTTTGATCCCTTTAGTGTGTAA